Genomic DNA from Tistrella bauzanensis:
GCGCGGCCGCTGCTCGACCGGATCGCGGGCGACGAGCGGGTGCGCGAACTGCCGGTGCATATCGCCCAGGGCCGCTATGATGTGATCTGCCCGCCCGACGCCGCCCACCGCCTGGCGGCGACGCTTGGCGCGCGGGCGGTGCTGGAAATCATCCCCGATGCCGGCCATTCGGCTTTCGAGCCCGGCACCCGCCGTGCCCTGGTCCAGGCCGCCGACCGCTTCGGCCGCCAGCTTGCCCGCGGCGGGCGCGCCTGAGGGGCCTTCCGGGAACGCCTTGGGTCTTTCGGGCAAGGGGCTTTCATGATAGGAAAGGTCCAGCCGCCGCCGCGCCTGTCTGCCTCACCTCAGACGCCACCGCCGCCGCGCCCGGCGTCTCCGTAGCTCAGTAGGATAGAGCACAGGATTCCTAATCCTGGGGTCGCAGGTTCGAATCCTGCCGGGGACGCCAGTTTTTCAAGAGCTTAGTTTGTTGCATGTCACGGGCTTTACAGTTTTGCCTGGGCTGGTTTTACAATGGGCTTCATGCAAATCTTCATTATGTTCATGAATCTCATCATACTTGTTTCGGGTCTGCTGGGCTTTTTTGCACGGCGAGTACCTGTGAAAGGGGGGGGATTTCTTGAGAGGCAGAAGCGTCTTTTCTCTATTGGTGGAGGGGGCGTACACGGGGTCTGAGAAACGTGGAGGGTAGGCGCTCCTAGGCGAAATTCACATGGACATCGAGGCAGACCCTCTGTCGACACGTGTGAATATCGCAAAGATGAACATCATTTTTGCTTTTTTATTTCCTTGAATTACTCAAAAATTTTCGAATACTTTCTCTTAATTTAGATTTAATATAATATAGAGGTGTGTATATATACGCCACATATTGTCCTCTTGCTTATGCCTATCCGCATGTTGTATTTTCGAGACTGTGTGCACGCTAGGTGCTCTCTTGTTTTACTTGAGGCGGTCAATGAACCACGATCTGGAATATCTTTTGGAGAGAGCCAAGTCAGTCCGCATGACGGCTCATGACAAAGAAGAGCAGAGGCGGAGCTTTGTCTATGGGAACACAAATATCGAGAATGGAATCATAACCCGTAAAATGGTCAACGAGGTTATCGAAGGTATAGATAAGCATGGCTGAAGATGATCGGCACTCCAAGACGGATGAGCCTGCATTAATATCTGGTGCCGATGAAAAGGCGCGCCGTGAGATTGCGAACGCTAGTGCGCAGTTTGACCTTATGGTGAGTTATATAACGGAGTGGGTGGCTTACACTGACCGCCCATTCCGTTTTCGGCCCTCTATGATATTGGATCTGCAGCGCGCTGCCTTGAATGGCCTTAGTAGTCATGCGGGAACTTTTAGAGCTTCGTCGGTAACGATTTCGAAATCGGCGCACCAGCCTCCGGGGGCGCATTTAGTTCCTCGCTTGGTGGAGGATATGTGTGATTATATAAATGACAACTGGAGACAAAAATCAGCGACATATTTGTCTGCATATGTTCTTTGGAGATTAAATTGGATCCATCCGTTTGATGATGGAAATGGTAGAACATCAAGAGCGGTATCTTACGTTATACTATGTGTCAAAAGCGGCATTCTTCTGCCGGGTGAGAAGACAATCCCCGAGCAGATTTCCGCTAATAAAACACCCTATTGAGGCTGTTGCCGAATGCCCGCTACCCATGGTTTGACGCCGTCTGCTGACGGCTTGGGAGCTTGGCGGGGGTCTCGCGC
This window encodes:
- a CDS encoding Fic family protein, producing MAEDDRHSKTDEPALISGADEKARREIANASAQFDLMVSYITEWVAYTDRPFRFRPSMILDLQRAALNGLSSHAGTFRASSVTISKSAHQPPGAHLVPRLVEDMCDYINDNWRQKSATYLSAYVLWRLNWIHPFDDGNGRTSRAVSYVILCVKSGILLPGEKTIPEQISANKTPY